From the Lolium rigidum isolate FL_2022 chromosome 2, APGP_CSIRO_Lrig_0.1, whole genome shotgun sequence genome, one window contains:
- the LOC124687704 gene encoding dCTP pyrophosphatase 1-like, whose protein sequence is MNGGEAEQEKGGGGSCDTKVGAEAVSLEELRKRMADFARERDWEQFHSPRNLLLALVGEVGELSEIFQWKGEVPKGLPGWDEAEKEHLGEELADVLLYLVRLSDMCGVDLGKAALRKMEINARKYPVDQCKGSSKKHTYYSSDSNAPANENVTTLTGNNEHNNGV, encoded by the exons ATGAATGGCGGGGAGGCGGAGCAGGAGAAGGGCGGCGGCGGTTCTTGCGACACTAAGGTGGGGGCAGAGGCGGTGAGCCTCGAGGAGCTGCGGAAGAGGATGGCGGACTTCGCCAGGGAGAGGGACTGGGAGCAGTTCCACTCCCCCAGGAATCTCCTCCTTGCCCTG GTAGGGGAGGTGGGGGAGCTGTCTGAGATATTCCAGTGGAAAGGAGAGGTGCCCAAGGGGCTTCCTGGCTGGGATGAGGCAGAGAAGGAGCATCTGGGAGAGGAGCTCGCTGATGTGCTCCTATACCTTGTCCGGCTATCAGACATGTGCGGCGTCGACCTTGGCAAGGCTGCGCTGCGCAAGATGGAGATCAACGCACGCAAGTACCCGGTTGACCAGTGCAAGGGTTCATCCAAGAAACACACCTACTACAGCTCCGATAGCAATGCCCCTGCTAATGAAAATGTCACCACTCTCACCGGTAATAACGAGCATAACAACGGAGTCTAA